In one window of Oryza sativa Japonica Group chromosome 9, ASM3414082v1 DNA:
- the LOC4346611 gene encoding meiotic nuclear division protein 1 homolog, with protein sequence MSKKRGLSLEEKREQMLQIFYDSQDFYLLKELEKLGPKKGVISQSVKDVVQSLVDDDLVLKDKIGTSVYFWSLPSCAGNQLRTTYSKLESDLSSSKKRFIELVEQRENLKRGREDSDEREAALEELKAVEQHHKKLKEELAAYADSDPAALEAMNDAIEVAHAAANRWTDNIFTLQQWCSTTFPQAKEQLEHMYREVGITEDFEYLQ encoded by the exons Atg TCGAAGAAGAGGGGTCTTTCTttggaggagaagagggagcaGATGCTACAAATATTTTATGACAGTCAAGACTTCTATCTG CTTAAAGAGCTTGAGAAGTTGGGTCCCAAAAAGGGTGTCATCAGTCAGTCAGTGAAGGATGTTGTGCAAAGCCTGGTGGATGATGATCTTGTCTTGAAAGATAAAATAGGGACTTCA GTGTACTTTTGGAGTCTTCCCAGCTGTGCTGGAAATCAG CTGAGGACTACTTACAGCAAACTGGAATCTGATCTTTCAAGCTCTAAAAAGCGCTTCATAGAGCTTGTTGAGCAGAGAGAGAATTTGAAAAGAGGCAGAGAGGACTCT GATGAGAGAGAAGCTGCTTTGGAGGAGCTGAAGGCTGTAGAGCAACACCACAAGAAGTTAAAG GAGGAACTGGCTGCTTATGCTGATAGTGATCCAGCAGCACTAGAGGCAATGA ATGATGCTATTGAGGTTGCTCATGCGGCAGCTAACAGATGGACAG ACAATATCTTCACTCTGCAACAGTGGTGTTCGACCACTTTCCCACAAGCAAAAGAACAACTCGAACACATGTACAGGGAG GTGGGGATAACTGAAGATTTCGAATATCTGCAGTAA